From Nicotiana tabacum cultivar K326 chromosome 20, ASM71507v2, whole genome shotgun sequence, one genomic window encodes:
- the LOC107782683 gene encoding uncharacterized protein LOC107782683, which yields MDINPKQVFHQIWEFLFFTEKNPIQNSSVRIKIHWERPPPNKIKLNIDGAFLKDKFHAGIRGVFRNSSGNWIMGFTKSCYTYSSMHAELLALEEGLKLPMEMPFVDTEIESD from the coding sequence ATGGACATTAACCCTAAACAGGTTTTTCATCAAATATGGGAATTTCTCTTCTTTACTGAAAAAAACCCCATACAAAATTCTTCTGTTAGGATCAAAATTCACTGGGAAAGACCTCCTCCAAACAAGATTAAGCTTAACATTGATGGGGCATTCTTGAAAGATAAGTTCCATGCAGGTATAAGAGGAGTTTTTAGAAATAGCTCTGGTAATTGGATCATGGGCTTCACAAAATCTTGTTACACTTACAGTTCCATGCATGCAGAACTATTAGCTTTAGAAGAAGGCTTAAAATTACCTATGGAGATGCCATTTGTTGATACAGAAATTGAATCAGACTGA